DNA from Daucus carota subsp. sativus chromosome 1, DH1 v3.0, whole genome shotgun sequence:
TGTAACAATGtaatgtgaaaaaaaaaaaatatgtctgcAGTTATGTTGAATAATTGTAAAATTGCTCGCTATTTTAGGGAGCAAAGCACGGTAAGATTTGCGTACATATAATTAGAGTTAATTTCACGTACAATAGAACTATATGAAACTAATTTTGTCGatagaaaacttttaaaactatATGAAACTTAAATTTGTCAATACAACTCATAATCCATATGGATACACTGATTTACAACTTAAATTTTGTAAACAAATAATTGAGTACATAAAAATTACAACTTAGTTTTCGAATTCATATCCACTACACATTTAATCAGTCTAGATACATAGCATCCCAAATATTGCTGAGAATCGATGGTCAACTACTAGAACTGCACATACATTAGCTGGTTACAGATCAGGATAGCATCCAAGGAACTCGTTCATGTGATTCTGAGAGTCTAACTCTTCGTCGCATGGAATCAGTGGCATGTTCGGAAAGGAAAACAATGCATCTGGCGCCTCAATCACTTTCGGCATGTAGAAGTTGTCAACATTGATCATTTCATTGTAATTGTTTACATAATTACCTATCTTATCTTGATCAGGATCGAGACCTGTAGAAACTGTACTTGGACTATCGAGTTGAGGAAGATCAGTAAGCTGGTGATTGAAGTGATGAGTATTGTTAGAAATCTCCTTGCGGTCTAAATTGTTGTCAAATGGTACTAGGTGATAGTTTGTGCTTTGATTAAGCAGGGCTGCGTGCATTGGATTCAGCATGTCGTAGTTTCGAAAATAATGTGCATTGTTCCATTGGTCATTTTCTTGATGCCTCTGGTTTGGAGTCGGCTTTTTGAATGCTCGGCAGACAACCCATCCTTCTTCCTGCAATTCATAATTAATATGTCATCAATTATACTATATTTACTTGCATGTTCTAAATTAACTAACGAATGTTATATACAAAATAACTAGTtatgatacatattttaaaatgttgAAGCTCCCAAGACCCCTCCCTAAATCAAGCTCTCACTAAAAAAACAGGGCAAAACTGACtgtctaaaaccgaccgacatgAAAAAGTGTCgggttaaaaccgaccggctaaattcggtcggttttgacgGGAACGACGTCGGTTTGCCTTCCTGGCAACACCCCGACATATTTTAACCGACCACCGTCGGTACGGTCGGTTTTATAGCTAAAGTGTCCTATTAAGTTATCGATCCATCTAAAATCTCAAGGtattaaagaaaaatctatCGAAAATCTTAATCTTAAGATGTCAGAGAAAGGTCTCAACACGGTCTTATATTATTCAAAAGTTCTCTTGCTAAGTGCACAACTTATCTTTGTAAAATTTGTATGATATATATGTTCACATGCGCGCGCCGCAAAAGTAACCAGAATGTATTCACATCTTCGGCCTCGTAAAGAAGCTTTCTGGAGATGGTGGTGTCGCTGTCATATAAGACTTCTTTTAAAGAACATAAGTTCTAAATGTAATAATGCACGAATAAACATTGCCAATTATCTTTAGAGTTTATGTGGTCTATTTTAACACCCTCCGAGACCTGTGTACACATTCAAAAAAGGTTGAAGAACTTGCCTGTGGAGGTCCGTGTTCCGATGACTGGAGACGATACTCATGCATGATCCAGTCAGTTTTGATCCCAGTGGGGGCACGGCCTTTGTAGAAAACTAGGGTTTTCCTCATGCCTATTATGCTTTCTTTCGAGAGTACAGCTTTATCTCTTCCGGTTGCCTTCCAAAACCCTTCAGTAGTTGCTCTATTAGTCCGTCTTCCGGTTGGATACTTCCTATCTTTGTGACTGAAAAAGTACCACTCATTTTGTTCTTCATATCCCAGTTTGCATTTGCCTGCATATATCAACACATATATGTAATTAATTGGTTTTCTCAATAGTTAAGTTGATGTAATTTTCGATAAAGATACATGGTGTGGAGAATCAAGTACGAGGACTAGTTAAAGTTCTTGAACGTGTGTGtcagtatttaaatttttatagactCATGTCTATAAAATACCTTGAATGTCCCAGGGTTCAATCCTGTAAAGATCGATTTCGACAATAACATCCAAATCAATCTTTAAAGAGTTAATTTTCCGCCGGAGGTAGTAGCCTACAAGCTCTTCCTCCGTCGGATGAAACCTAAAACCAGGCGGAACACATGATTCGACTTCCATCGACGACATATTG
Protein-coding regions in this window:
- the LOC108192463 gene encoding NAC domain-containing protein 30, with protein sequence MSSMEVESCVPPGFRFHPTEEELVGYYLRRKINSLKIDLDVIVEIDLYRIEPWDIQGKCKLGYEEQNEWYFFSHKDRKYPTGRRTNRATTEGFWKATGRDKAVLSKESIIGMRKTLVFYKGRAPTGIKTDWIMHEYRLQSSEHGPPQEEGWVVCRAFKKPTPNQRHQENDQWNNAHYFRNYDMLNPMHAALLNQSTNYHLVPFDNNLDRKEISNNTHHFNHQLTDLPQLDSPSTVSTGLDPDQDKIGNYVNNYNEMINVDNFYMPKVIEAPDALFSFPNMPLIPCDEELDSQNHMNEFLGCYPDL